A genomic region of Serratia fonticola contains the following coding sequences:
- the agaV gene encoding PTS N-acetylgalactosamine transporter subunit IIB, giving the protein MPNILMTRIDNRLVHGQVGVTWTNTLGANLVVVANDAAAADPVQQNLMDMVVAEGVQTRYFSLQKTIDVIHKAADRQKIFLVCKTPQDVLTLVRGGVPIKFVNVGNMHFAEGKRQIHKTVSVDDDDVAAFRELTALGVTCEVRRVPDEAGEAIGKLLA; this is encoded by the coding sequence ATGCCCAATATTCTGATGACCCGTATTGATAACCGCCTGGTGCATGGTCAGGTTGGGGTGACCTGGACCAATACGCTGGGGGCCAATCTGGTCGTGGTTGCCAACGATGCCGCCGCCGCCGATCCGGTACAGCAGAACCTGATGGATATGGTTGTGGCTGAGGGGGTACAGACCCGTTATTTCTCGCTGCAGAAAACCATTGATGTGATTCATAAGGCGGCAGATAGGCAAAAGATTTTCCTGGTATGCAAAACGCCACAGGACGTGCTGACGCTGGTGCGCGGCGGTGTGCCAATCAAGTTCGTCAACGTTGGCAATATGCATTTTGCCGAAGGGAAGCGGCAAATCCATAAGACGGTATCGGTAGATGACGATGACGTTGCGGCATTCCGCGAGCTGACAGCATTGGGCGTAACCTGTGAGGTCCGCCGGGTACCGGATGAAGCGGGCGAAGCCATAGGCAAACTGCTCGCGTGA
- the agaW gene encoding PTS N-acetylgalactosamine transporter subunit IIC, which yields MLTDALLIALLAGLAGVDLFDGLTHFHRPVVMGPLVGLILGDVTTGLLVGGTLELVWMGMVPLAGAQPPNVVIGGVVGTAFAILTKADPKVAIGVAVPFAIAVQGCITLLFTVFSPMMHRCDRMVKELNWRGVERVNYLGISILFVFYFVVAFLPIYFGADAASAMVQKAPVWLLDGLAVAGGMMPAIGFSLLMKVMMKKTYVAYFILGFISVTFLKLPILAVALGALAIALIDFFNSQRADAEVIRKPVQPEDAEDGI from the coding sequence ATGTTAACTGACGCATTATTGATTGCATTGTTGGCGGGGTTGGCTGGGGTTGATCTGTTTGACGGTTTGACCCACTTTCACCGCCCGGTGGTGATGGGCCCTCTGGTGGGTCTGATTCTTGGGGATGTCACGACGGGGTTGCTGGTCGGAGGGACGCTGGAGTTGGTCTGGATGGGGATGGTGCCACTGGCGGGGGCACAGCCGCCAAATGTGGTCATCGGTGGTGTGGTCGGCACGGCATTTGCCATCCTCACCAAGGCCGATCCCAAAGTGGCCATTGGGGTGGCAGTACCGTTCGCCATTGCGGTTCAGGGTTGTATCACGCTGCTGTTTACCGTGTTTTCCCCGATGATGCACCGTTGCGATCGCATGGTGAAGGAGCTGAACTGGCGCGGTGTTGAACGGGTGAACTATCTCGGTATCAGCATCCTGTTTGTTTTTTACTTTGTGGTGGCGTTTTTGCCGATTTACTTTGGTGCCGATGCGGCCAGCGCCATGGTGCAGAAAGCGCCGGTTTGGCTGCTGGATGGGTTGGCGGTCGCAGGGGGCATGATGCCTGCAATCGGCTTCTCACTGTTGATGAAAGTGATGATGAAGAAAACCTATGTGGCTTATTTCATCCTTGGTTTTATCTCGGTGACTTTTCTTAAGCTGCCGATCCTGGCGGTGGCACTAGGGGCATTGGCAATTGCCCTGATCGATTTCTTCAACAGTCAACGGGCTGACGCAGAGGTGATCAGAAAGCCTGTTCAACCGGAGGACGCCGAAGATGGCATTTAA